The genomic DNA ATCCTGCAGGAGTTCAAGCAGCAGAACCTTCCGGAGACCGATCCGCAGTTCATCGAGGCGCGCAAGATCGCCGAGCGCGAGGAGAGCGCGTTCTACCTGGCTTGCCGCGAAACCTTTCAGATCCTCTACTACCCGTACCGGACCGGGCTCGTTCAGGTCGAGCTCGACCCGCGGTACGTCGCGAACCGTTACGAGGGAGAACAGCAAATCGTGGAAGCCCTCAAGGCGGTCGGAAAGTTCCGTGAGGACACTGGCCCGGACTCGGTGGGGTTCCGGCAGCTCCTCGAGAGCCGCCTGTGGCCGGAGGGGCAAAGGAAGTGCTCTGGTCGGAAATCAAGCGGCGAGCGGCAACTGACGCCGGCTGGGTGCTCCATCACCCGCGGGCGCTCGACCACCTCAAGGACGCGCTCGTCCAGCGAGACATCTGGCGCGATATCGGCGGGGGTACATCCAGCGCGGGCCATTCCCGAAGCCGAAAACGTCGGTACAGGTCCAACGTCTCTTCCGCGACCACAACACCGGCGAAGCCAACCTCCGCATCCAACCCTTGCACGGAGACACGATCTACTATAGTTTCGACGGCCCTCCCACCACGCAATCGGCGAAGCTCGAGGGTAACCAGCTCACGACCCGAGCGTTGCGCATCTGGTTCCTCGCCGTCGACTCGCGAGGGAGCACGAGACCGGCGAGCCGGTGTGCTGGACGAACGACCTGGAGGTCAAGTATCGCTTCTACCAGCAGGGTGAGCAGCGGATGTGCGAACTCCGCGCTATCCCCGAAGGGGAGATCCGGTACACGCTCGACGGTTCCAGCCCTGAACGCAGTGGGATCCGCTATGAGGGGCCGTTTCCGGTCCCGTCGAAGACACGGACGATCCTGGCGCAAGCCGTCGCCGACGGGCTGCGGTCTCCTGTCCTCCAGATCGATGTGCCGATCGACCCGATTGGACCGACCGTCGATCCGCGCAAGCCAGCGCTCTGGCGGCGTCGTCACAAGCTGGACGACACGGGGACACCTATCGCTTCCTCGAGTCGATCGAGCGGCACGGGGCGCGCTTGCGCGGTATCACTGCGATCGTTGCCCGGGAACAGCGCTGGGTCCAGCTGAGCGCTGACCCGCAGACCGAGTTCACCGCGTCCCAGATACGGGAGATGTTGGAAGCGTTGCGCCAGTATGTCCCGAGCGGGCTGGTCACGCTGGATGCCGAGCAGGTCTGGACCGAGACGGGACAACAGCTGCTCGATCTCGTCGCCGACTTACGGACCGAGCTCCGGCCGGAGGAGGTCCAGCAGTGACGCGCCGACGACAGATCTACGATTTCGGCTTCGATCCGAGCCAGGGCGGTCATCACTTCGAGCTGAGCGACGATGGCCAGTTCGTGACCCTCGTCGAATGGTTTGCCTGGAACGGCACGGAACCGGGGGACGACGAGAAGTTGCTCCCTGCTCCGGAACCGAAGGTGCATCTGGACCGCTATCGCTGGTCGCGGATCGCGGCTGCGGTGGCCGATGAGTTCAATGCTCGTCTCCGGCGAGCTGGACTGCGCCCGGCTACCTGGAAGGCGCGGACGCTGCTCGCACCGCACTTCGGGAAAGAGCTGGCCCTGTTGATGTGGGCGGTCGAGGACGTCGACCCGTCGCTCATCCCCAATGTCATCGTGAACTGGCGGGGCTTCGCCCCGGAGGAGCGCTGGTGGCTCTACACGACGATCAACGCGACGGCCGGGCACCCGGAGCACGGGAAAGACCGCGGCTGGCGCAAGGCGATCCGGATCGCACTCGCCGAAAACCCGACCGAGGGGACGCCGTCCTCGGCGCTGCGCGAGCTGGCACCGCTGCTCGAGGCGCAGGAGCGCCGGAGTCGCCGGGAGCGGCGGCGCCCCGAACAGCCGCGCCTGCCGCTCGGTGAATCGTGACGGCTGAGGAGGGGACGGATGCAAGCAAGGGAAGGACCGAACGCTGCTCCACACCCGGCAACCGAGACGGTGCGAGCCCAGGGCGATGCGCCTGCGTTCATCGAAGTGCAGTTTCCGGTCAGCAAGCTCTCCAAGGAGTGTTACAAGGAGCGCAAGGCTGTTGTTGGCCAGACGCTTACGGCACTCGGCAAGTGGTGGGGGCGCAAGCCGCTCGTCCTGGTGCGGGCCATCCTGCTCGGACTGCTGATGCCGGCCACGGACGATCCAGCCGCTGACCGCGAGGCCTTCCTCGCCGCACTGACGATGGACGACGACGGGATGCTCCGCCGGTTCACCGGTCAAGCGAGCCCTGCCGACCTCGCTCCGTTCTGTACCCCGCGCGAGCGCGCCGAGTACTTCGTGAGCGAGAACGGGAAGCTGAGCTGGCGGCCCGGGCTCTCGGCGGCCGACCGCCAGCACCTCAAGCGGCGGGCCTTCCTCCGCATGGGCTACGACGACCGCCTGCGCTTCTGTCTCCGGCCGGAGGAGATCGATGGGCCGAGCGAGGCAGCCTGGGAGCGGATCAACCGGCACCTGGGCACGACCGCGCGGAGCCTGCCCGACCTCGTCCGCCAGCTGGGTGCACGACGCTTCGGGCACGTGCCGCGGGTCGGTGATGCCTTCTGCGGTGGCGGCAGCATCCCGTTCGAGGCGGCCCGGCTCGGCTGCGAGGCCTACGCCTCGGACTTGAACCCGGTCGCGGTGCTGCTCACCTGGGGCGCGCTGGCGCTCACCGGCGGCGGGCCGGAGGTCGTCGAGCGCGTCACGGCGGCCCAGCGCCGCGTCTTCGAGGACGTGCGGCGGCAGGTCGAGGCCTGGGGGATCGAGCGGAACGAGGAGGGCTGGGTCGCCGATGCCTACCTGTACTGCCATGAGGTGCGCGACCCGCTGACCGGCTGGTGGGTACCGCTGGCGCCGACCTGGGTGATCTCGAAGAAGCGGCGGGTGGTGGCGAAACTGGTGCCCGATCCGGCAACCAAGCGGTTCGCCATCGAGATCCACGAAGGAGTGAGCGAGGCCGAACTCCGCCGGGCCGAGGAGGACGGAACCTGGGCCAGCGGCGTGCGCTGTCCGGTCGACCGTGACGGGAACTGGCTGCCGCCGGCCCAGCGGCAGGTGACGAGCGCCGAGCAACTCCGCGGCCGGACCGGCCTGCGGCCGTGGGAGAACGACGACCTGGTACCGCGTCCGGACGACGTCTTCCAGGAGCGACTCTACTGCATCCGCTGGATCGATCCCGAGACGGGCGAACGGTTCTACCGGGCGCCGACCGCGGCCGACCTGGCCCGGGAGCAGCGGGTGCTGGAACTCTTGCGCGCGCGCTTCGCCGAGTGGCAGGACAAGGGCTACCTGCCGAGCGCCCGAATCGAACCAGGAGACAAGACCGAGGAACCGATCCGGACGCGTGGCTGGACGCACTGGCACCACCTGTTCAACCCCCGGCAGCTCTTGCTGCACGGCCTCTTGGCCGAGCGCGCGGCCCAGGAAGCCGGGCTGGAGGCGGCAGCGCTCCTCTTGATGCTCGGAAGGGTAGCAGACTGGAATAGTCGTTTATCTCTATGGGAACCAAGTCAAGAGGGCGTCAAAAATACCTTTTATAATCAAGCTCTAAATGTTCCCGTCAATTATGGGACACGGGCACTGTCATCATTATCTACAACATTCTGTATAAACATCAATGCATCAACGGTGCAAGGAAGCTGGAAAGTTGAGCCTATCGATGCGCGCGCCGTGGACTGGGAGGCCGATCTCTGGATCACCGATCCCGGGTATGGCGACAACGTAAACTACCACGAACTCTCCGAGTTCTTCCTGGCCTGGTACGAGAAGCGGCTTCCCCAGCTCTTCCCCGGCTGGTACGCCGAGAGCAAGCGAGCGCTCGCGGTGAAGGGCGAGGGGAGACGTTCCGCCTGGCGCTCGCGGAGTGCTACCGGAACCTGGCGCGCCGCATGCCGGACGACGGCTACCAGGTGGTCCTGTTCGTCCACCAGGATCCGGAGATGTGGGTCGACCTCACCCTCGTGCTGTGGGCAGCGGGCCTCCAGGTCACTGCCGCCTGGACGGTGCTGACCGAGACCACGAGCGGGATCCGCTCCGGCAACTACGTCCAGGGGACGGTGCTCCTCGTCCTGCGGAAGCGTCAGGGCGACCGCCGTGGGGAACTGGTCGACCTGTACCCGGAGATTCGAGCCGAGGTCGAGCGCCAGCTGGAGACGATGCTCGCGCTCGACCCGAAGGAGGACCCGAACTTCGGCGACGCCGACTACCAGCTCGCCGCCTACGCGGCTGCCCTGCGCGTCCTGACGAGCTACAGCGCGATCGCTGATATCGACGTCGAGCGCGAGTTGCGGCGTCCCCGGAGCCCGGGCGAGGTCACACCGATCGGCCGGATCATCGAGCAGGCCGTACGGATCGCGACCGACTACCTGGTGCCCGATGGACTCGAGCGGACCGTCTGGCGGCAACTCGGCCCGGAGGAGAGGCTGTACCTCAAGGGGATCGAGATCGAAGCCCACGGCGAGGCACGCGAAGGGGTCTACCAGGAGTTCGCCCGGACCTACGGCGCGCGGGAGTTCCGTTCGCTGCTCGCGAGCCGGTCTGCCAACCGCGCGCGTCTCAAGACACCGTCGGAGTTCGCCAACCGTGAGCTGCGCCCGATCGGGCAGAGCGGGTTCGGTGGGACGCTCCTCCGCCATGTGCTGTTCGCGATCTACCGGACGGCGAGCGACCCCGAACAGGACCCGCGTCCAGCGCGCCAGTACCTCCGGCAGGAGGTGCCCGACTACTGGCAGGCGCGGCAGACGATCGTCGCGCTCCTGCAGTATCTCGGTACCAAACCGATGGGCCTGGCGCACTGGCAGCCCGACGTGCAGGCGGCGCGACGGCTACGGGCTGTCGTGGAAGCGGATACCCTCTAACGGAGGCTGCCGGTGCTGTTGCGCTATTCCTCCCGACGCGCACCGCTCCGTGCCTTTCTCACCGAGGCCCTGGACGGTGCACTGGCATACGATCGGATCGCTGGTTTCTTCAGTTCCTCGATCCTCGAGGTCGCTGGAGAGCCGCTGGAGCGGATGGCACCCGGTGCGCGGGTGCGTGTCGTCGCCAACTCCGCGTTGCAGCCGCTGGACGTCGCGACGGCACGGGCGGCGAAGGCCGCGATGTACGCCGAGTGGTGCCGGTCGCTTCCGGAGTACCTCCCACCCCGGTTGAAGGAGCGGCTCCGTCGCCTCTACACGTTTCTGGCGAGCGGTCAACTCCAGGTGCGCGTCTTGCCCGATGCCTATTTCGGTCTCATCCACGGGAAGGCCGGCGTGATCACGCGAGCCGATGGCTCGCGGATCGCGTTTCTGGGAAGCGTCAACGAGTCACGGGAAGCGTGGGAGGTCAACTACGAACTCCTCTGGGCTGACGACTCGGAAGCCGGTGTCTCCTGGACGATAGAGGAGTTCGAGGCGCTCTGGCACCACGCTGGTGCCGTCGATCTGGCTGATGCCGTGGTTCGGGATATCGAGCGCCTGACGCGCCGGATCGTGGTACCGAGTATCGCCGAGTGGCGTGAGCAGTACCGAGCGGAGCCGGCTGCTGCAGTGGTGGAGCTGCCGGTCGCTCGCCAGGGAACCGGCTTGTGGGCGCACCAGAAGTACTTCGTCAAGCTCGCGTTCGACCTGCATCGCCAGCGTGGGGCCCGGCTCCTCCTGGCGGACGAGGTTGGGCTCGGCAAGACGGTCCAGCTCGGGCTCGCGGCCAAATTGATGGCCCTCTGGGGTGGTGGGAATGTCCTGGTGCTCGTCCCCAAGCCCCTCCTCTGGCAGTGGCAAGACGAACTGTGGGACTTGCTCGCGGTGCCCTCGGCGGTGTGGACAGGCCGGGGTTGGACCGACGAGAACGGCGTGGACTATCCGGCGAATGGGCTAGAGGGACTGCGCCGCTGCCCACGAAAGGTGGGAATCGTCTCGGCTGGGCTCATCACGCAGTCCGATGAGGCTGCCGAGATCCTGGCTAGCCTCCGCTACGAGTGTGTGATCCTCGACGAGGCACACCGGGCGCGACGCCGAAACCTCGGTCCATCGCATCGCAACGAGAAGGCCGATCCGAATAACTTGCTCCGCTTCCTGCAGCGTGTGGCCGAGCGGACGCGGAGCCTGCTCCTCGCGACGGCGACACCCGTGCAACTCGACCCGATCGAGGCCTGGGATTTGCTGGAAGCACTCAATCGCGGTAACGAGACCGTCCTCGGAAGCCGGTACAGTCGATGGCTCACTCGCCCGCGTGAGGGGCTGGACTACGTGCTCGACCGGGCGAGTCCGCCGGACGACGTGCGGGAAGTCTGGGAGTGGGTCCGCGATCCGTTGCCGCCGGCGAGCGAGGGACCAGTCTTCGCTATCCTCCGCCGGTCACTCGGGATGAACGAGACGGAAAGCTGGGCACCGCCGGAAGCGTTCGATCGTCTCGCTCCACCAGCGCAGCACCAGCTCGAGCGTCTCGGCCGCGAGTTCTTCCGGAACCACAATCCCTTCGTTCGACATATTGTCCGGCGAACGCGCGAGTTCTTGGAGCAGACCATCGACCCCGAGACGGGTGAGCCCTATCTCACGCCGGTACGGGTCCGCCTGTTCGGTGAAGGCGAGCACGATGCGCTCTTGTTGCCGCCGATTCTCAAGGATGCCTACAAGACTGCTGAAGAATTTTGTCAGGAAGTGGCATCGCGCCCTGGGCTCAATTCGGGTTTTCTCAAGACGCTCCTCCTGCGCCGGGTGGGGAGCACGATCGAGGCGGGGAGGTTGACCGCACTGCGACTCCTCGAAGGAGGTGAGCAGGCCGATGAAGATGAGGAGGAGGAACGCCCCTCGCTCCTCTATCCCCTCACCGAACGGGAGCGGGACTTGCTCGAGCGCTTTCTCCGGTTGCTGGAAGCGGCGAGGGAGGAAGACCCAAAGTTGCAAGCGGTCACCGATTTGCTCTGCCACGGTGTCGACGATACCGGACCGTGGCGGTCTCTCGGCTGTATCGTCTTCAGTCAATATTATGACTCGGCGCAGTGGCTAGCGCGACGCCTCTCCGAGCAGCTTCCCGAGGAGGAGATCGGCCTGTATGCTGGCTCGGGCAAGTCGCAGCTCTTCCAAGGGGAACTGCGACGCGCGTTGGCCGGGATGTACTCAAGGAGCGTGTGCAGCGGGGGAATTGCGCATTTTGGTCGGGACGGACGCTGCCTCGGAAGGGCTCAATCTGCAGCGACTCGGGACACTCATCAATGTGGATCTGCCGTGGAATCCGACCCGTCTCGAGCAGCGTAAGGGGCGAATCCAGCGGATCGGTCAGCCTCGGGCGGTCGTTTTTCTCGCCAACCTGCGCTATCGGGGATCGGTGGAGGATCGGGTGCACCAGCTTCTCTCGGACCGGTTCCGTGCGATTCACGATATGTTCGGTCAGCTCCCGAGACACTGGAAGATGTATGGATCGCGGTCGCCCTGCACGAGGAAGAGAAGGCTCGGCACCTCATCGATGCCGTACCCCGGAAGCATCCCTTCGCGCTTCGCTACCATCAGATCACGCCCGTTTCGTGGGAGACTTGTGCAGCCGTGCTGGAGCGAGAGAGCCAGCTGGAGTTGCTGCGTCAGGGCTGGCAGTGAAGAGCGCGTCGAACAAGCGACGCGCTGAGGCTTCTGCATCGTTCGAGGTATCTCCCTGCACTGTGGGGTGGAGCGCAGGGGCGCCACCACGGAGAACTCCCGCCCCGTATCGCGCCGCAAACGCAAGCGCTACAGCAGAGTGGCGTCAGCGTCGCGGATCCAAACCTCCCTTCGTACCATGCCGCAGACGCTCGTCTCAGGCAGCGCACCCCTGGGGAGCGACGGGTGGGGCGATGCTGGTGCGGCGGCGACCACGCTGCTCGATGAAGAGCCCCGCTACGCTCCGGGAGCGGCGGGTGCTGTAGCCAAAGAGGCGCGGTCGCCTCGCTGTCCTCGCGAACGACGCCAGGCGACGGGCGCTGCCGAGGCAGCGGGCGGGGCGGGAAGCCTGCCGATCGCCCAGCCCCTCGGCGTCTCCTACCGACCGCGTCCGACCAGTCCCGCCCCGAGTGCGAGCAGCGCGAGGGCGAACCAGCCGCGCACGACCGGTATGGGGAGGGCGAGCGGGTCGGTGAACGGCTCGAAGGTGAACGTGCCGATCGCCGGCCAGGCGCCCCAGGCCGAGCGGAGCGGGAGCGCCAGCCACGCCGCGACGGCGATCAGGCTCACGAGATGCCAGGGGACGGAGGTGGCGGTCGCGAGGAG from Thermomicrobium sp. 4228-Ro includes the following:
- a CDS encoding FN3 associated domain-containing protein, yielding MCWTNDLEVKYRFYQQGEQRMCELRAIPEGEIRYTLDGSSPERSGIRYEGPFPVPSKTRTILAQAVADGLRSPVLQIDVPIDPIGPTVDPRKPALWRRRHKLDDTGTPIASSSRSSGTGRACAVSLRSLPGNSAGSS
- a CDS encoding helicase-related protein, with the translated sequence MVGTDAASEGLNLQRLGTLINVDLPWNPTRLEQRKGRIQRIGQPRAVVFLANLRYRGSVEDRVHQLLSDRFRAIHDMFGQLPRHWKMYGSRSPCTRKRRLGTSSMPYPGSIPSRFATIRSRPFRGRLVQPCWSERASWSCCVRAGSEERVEQATR
- a CDS encoding SNF2-related protein, producing the protein MLLRYSSRRAPLRAFLTEALDGALAYDRIAGFFSSSILEVAGEPLERMAPGARVRVVANSALQPLDVATARAAKAAMYAEWCRSLPEYLPPRLKERLRRLYTFLASGQLQVRVLPDAYFGLIHGKAGVITRADGSRIAFLGSVNESREAWEVNYELLWADDSEAGVSWTIEEFEALWHHAGAVDLADAVVRDIERLTRRIVVPSIAEWREQYRAEPAAAVVELPVARQGTGLWAHQKYFVKLAFDLHRQRGARLLLADEVGLGKTVQLGLAAKLMALWGGGNVLVLVPKPLLWQWQDELWDLLAVPSAVWTGRGWTDENGVDYPANGLEGLRRCPRKVGIVSAGLITQSDEAAEILASLRYECVILDEAHRARRRNLGPSHRNEKADPNNLLRFLQRVAERTRSLLLATATPVQLDPIEAWDLLEALNRGNETVLGSRYSRWLTRPREGLDYVLDRASPPDDVREVWEWVRDPLPPASEGPVFAILRRSLGMNETESWAPPEAFDRLAPPAQHQLERLGREFFRNHNPFVRHIVRRTREFLEQTIDPETGEPYLTPVRVRLFGEGEHDALLLPPILKDAYKTAEEFCQEVASRPGLNSGFLKTLLLRRVGSTIEAGRLTALRLLEGGEQADEDEEEERPSLLYPLTERERDLLERFLRLLEAAREEDPKLQAVTDLLCHGVDDTGPWRSLGCIVFSQYYDSAQWLARRLSEQLPEEEIGLYAGSGKSQLFQGELRRALAGMYSRSVCSGGIAHFGRDGRCLGRAQSAATRDTHQCGSAVESDPSRAA
- a CDS encoding DUF1156 domain-containing protein, translating into MQAREGPNAAPHPATETVRAQGDAPAFIEVQFPVSKLSKECYKERKAVVGQTLTALGKWWGRKPLVLVRAILLGLLMPATDDPAADREAFLAALTMDDDGMLRRFTGQASPADLAPFCTPRERAEYFVSENGKLSWRPGLSAADRQHLKRRAFLRMGYDDRLRFCLRPEEIDGPSEAAWERINRHLGTTARSLPDLVRQLGARRFGHVPRVGDAFCGGGSIPFEAARLGCEAYASDLNPVAVLLTWGALALTGGGPEVVERVTAAQRRVFEDVRRQVEAWGIERNEEGWVADAYLYCHEVRDPLTGWWVPLAPTWVISKKRRVVAKLVPDPATKRFAIEIHEGVSEAELRRAEEDGTWASGVRCPVDRDGNWLPPAQRQVTSAEQLRGRTGLRPWENDDLVPRPDDVFQERLYCIRWIDPETGERFYRAPTAADLAREQRVLELLRARFAEWQDKGYLPSARIEPGDKTEEPIRTRGWTHWHHLFNPRQLLLHGLLAERAAQEAGLEAAALLLMLGRVADWNSRLSLWEPSQEGVKNTFYNQALNVPVNYGTRALSSLSTTFCININASTVQGSWKVEPIDARAVDWEADLWITDPGYGDNVNYHELSEFFLAWYEKRLPQLFPGWYAESKRALAVKGEGRRSAWRSRSATGTWRAACRTTATRWSCSSTRIRRCGSTSPSCCGQRASRSLPPGRC
- a CDS encoding DUF3780 domain-containing protein — encoded protein: MTRRRQIYDFGFDPSQGGHHFELSDDGQFVTLVEWFAWNGTEPGDDEKLLPAPEPKVHLDRYRWSRIAAAVADEFNARLRRAGLRPATWKARTLLAPHFGKELALLMWAVEDVDPSLIPNVIVNWRGFAPEERWWLYTTINATAGHPEHGKDRGWRKAIRIALAENPTEGTPSSALRELAPLLEAQERRSRRERRRPEQPRLPLGES